The DNA region TTTAAAAAAGGGTCTAATTTGTTGTTTTCTATATTCGAAATACATCGCCATCCTAAATTATGGGATAAACCAAATACATTTTCACCAACACGTTTTAAAGATGGAAGTAGACCGTTTTCTTCATTTTATTTCCCTTTTGGCGCTGGACCAAGAAAGTGTATAGGTAATAATTTTGCGATATATGAAATAATTTTAGCAATAAATCACTTAGTTAAAACTTATAAAATCGAACCTAAATTTGATCAAATTGAAATATTACCATTAATAACATTAAAGCCTAAAAATGCATTTGTTAACTTTATAGAAAGGTAATTACGTTTGATAAATAATACATCTAAACATACTAGATTAATAAAAGAAGAGGCAAAACGATTAGGTTTTTTGTCTTGTGGTATAAGTAAAGCACAATTTTTAGATGAAGAAGCGCCAAGGTTAGAACAATGGTTAAACAATAATATGCATGGAAAAATGCAGTATATGGAAAACCATTTTGATAAACGATTAGATCCAACCAAATTAGTAGAAGATTCTAAAAGTGTTATCTCTTTATTGCTAAATTACTATCCAGACCAAACACAAACAGAAGACAGTTACAAGTTATCTAAATACGCATACGGTACAGATTATCATTTTGTAATAAAAGATAAACTTAAGCAGTTGTTACAATTTATAAAAGAAAACATAGGAGATGTAAACGGACGTGCTTTTGTAGATTCTGCACCAGTATTAGATAAAGCTTGGGCTGCAAAAAGCGGATTAGGTTGGATAGGTAAGCACAGTAATTTATTAAGTAAACAAACAGGAAGCTTTTATTTTATAGCAGAACTTATAATAGATCTAGATTTAGATTACGATAATCCAACAACAGACCATTGTGGGACATGTACTGCATGTATAGACGCATGTCCAACGCAAGCAATTGTACAACCTTACGTAGTAGATGGAAGTAAATGTATAAGTTACTTTACTATAGAATTAAAAGAAGAATTACCTTCTACAATGAAAAACAAGTTTGACGATTGGATGTTTGGTTGTGATGTTTGTCAAGATGTTTGTCCATGGAATAGGTTTAGTAAACCACATTCAGAACCATTATTTAATCCACATCCTGATTTATTATCAATGACAAAAAAAGATTGGGATGAAATTACAGAAGACACATTCAGGAAGATTTTTAAAAAATCTGCAGTAAAAAGAACAAAACTTTCAGGATTAAATCGAAACATCAATTTTTTAAAAGACTAGTTTAAAAACGTTTTAGTATTGTTACATTTGTATTTCATTTAAAATTAAAAATATCTTTTCCGCGAAAGCGAAAAAATTATATATCATATGAGTAAACAAAGTAGACGTCGTGAGGCTTTAGTATATCATGCAAAGCCAACTCCAGGGAAAATAAAAGTTGTACCAACAAAACGATATGCCACACAAAGAGATTTATCTTTAGCATATTCTCCTGGTGTAGCAGAGCCTTGTTTAGAAATCGAAAAAGATAAAAATAACGCTTATAAATATACTTCTAAAGGAAATTTAGTAGCTGTAATCTCTAATGGTACAGCTGTATTAGGATTAGGAGATATAGGACCAGAAGCTTCAAAACCAGTAATGGAAGGTAAAGGTCTGTTATTTAAAATCTTCGCAGATATTGATGTGTTTGATATAGAAGTAGATACAAAAAATGTAGAAGAATTTATACAAACCGTAAAAAATATTGCACCAACTTTTGGAGGTATAAATTTAGAAGATATTAAAGCTCCAGAAGCTTTTGAAATAGAACGTCGTCTTAAAGAAGAATTAGACATTCCTGTAATGCATGACGATCAACACGGAACAGCAATTATATCAGCAGCAGCCTTACTAAATGCATTAGAATTAGCAGAAAAAAAGATAGATGAAATAAAAATTGTAGTAAGTGGTGCAGGAGCAGCAGCAATATCATGTACAAGATTATACCAAGCGTTTGGTGCAAAACGTGAGAATATTGTCATGTTAGATAGTAAAGGTGTTATTAGAGACGATAGAGATAATCTAACAGCACAAAAAGCCGAGTTTGCTACACACAGAAAAATAGATACATTAGATCAAGCTATGCAAGATGCAGATGTATTTATTGGTTTATCTACATCAGATATTGTTAGTCAAGATATGTTAAAATCTATGGCTAAAAACCCAATAGTATTTGCTATGGCAAATCCTGATCCAGAAATAGCTTATGATGTTGCAATTGCAACTCGAGAAGATATAATTATGGCTACAGGACGTAGCGATCATCCTAACCAAGTAAATAACGTATTAGGGTTTCCTTTTATTTTTAGAGGTGCATTAGATGTTCGTGCAACAAAAATTAACGAAGCGATGAAAATGGCTGCGGTAAAAGCACTTGCAGATTTAGCTAAAGAACCAGTTCCTGAACAAGTAAATATTGCATACGGAGAAACACGATTAGCGTTTGGAAAAGATTACATTATCCCAAAACCGTTTGATCCAAGATTAATTTCAGAAGTGCCACCAGCTGTAGCAAAAGCAGCAATAGAAAGTGGTGTTGCGCAAGAGCCAATAACAGATTGGGAAAAATATAAAGACGAATTAATGCAACGTTTAGGCTCTGATAATAAGTTAATGCGATTACTTTTTAATCGTGCAAAACTTAATCCTAAGCGTGTAGTTTTTGCAGAAGCAGATCAATTAGATGTTTTAAAAGCGGCTCAAGTTGTTTATGAAGAAGGTATAGCACATCCAATTTTATTAGGAAGACAAGACGAGATTGAAAGGTTAAAAGAAGAAATAGAATTTGATGCAGAAGTCCCAATTATAGATCCAAAATCTGACGAGCAACTTGAAAATAAAAACAGATATGCTAAAGTCTATTGGGAACAACGTAAACGTCGCGGAGTAACATTATTTAATGCTCAAAAAATTATGCGAGAGCGTAATTATTTTGCAGCAATGATGGTAAACGAAGGTGATGCAGATGCATTAATAACAGGATATTCGCGTAACTATCCATCTGTTGTAAAGCCTATGTTAGAATTATTTGGTCTTGCACCAGGATCTTCAAGACTTGCTACCACAAACCTAATGATGACGCAACGTGGACCAATGTTTTTAAGTGATACGGCAATAAACATAGATCCATCTGCTAAGGATTTAGCGAGAATTGCCCAAATGACAGCAAAAACGATGAAAATGTTTGGTTTAGAGCCTGTAATGGCAATGACGTCTTATTCTAATTTTGGATCTTCAACTAACGAAAGAGCTTCAAAAGTTAGAGAAGCTGTAAAATATTTACATAATTCTTATCCAGATTTAATTGTGGATGGAGAATTACAAACAGATTTTGCTTTAAATAGCGAAATGTTACAAGACATTTTCCCATTTTCTAAATTAGCAGGTAAAAAAGTAAATGCTTTAATATTTCCAAACCTAGACGCAGCAAATATTACTTATAAGTTATTAAAAGAATTAAATAAAGCAGATTCTATAGGTCCAATTATGATGGGTATGAGAAAACCAGTACATATCCTTCAATTAGATGCTAGTGTAGACGAGATTGTAAGTATGGCTGCAATTGCTGTAATAGATGCGCAACAAAAGGAAAAATTAGAAGTTAGCCTTAAAAATAAGAAGTAATATATAGTACAGATAATTTTATTACATTTGAAAGTTTAACAGCAGCAAATATATGATTACACACATACAAGGTAAATTAGTAGAAAAAAATCCTACAGATGTTATAATAGATTGTAATGGTGTTGGTTATATATTAAATATCTCGTTGCATACTTACTCTCAAATTCCAGATCAAGAAGCCTTAAAACTGTATACACATCTTCAAGTAAGAGAAGATGCACATACGCTATATGGTTTTGCTTCTAAAGCAGAAAGAGAGTTGTTTAGGTTACTAATATCTGTAAGTGGTATTGGTGCAAATACAGCAAGAACAATGTTGTCTTCTCTAACACCAAAACAGATTAGAGAAGGTATAGCAACAGAAGACGTAGCACTAATTCAATCTATTAAAGGTATAGGAGCTAAAACAGCACAACGTGTAATTATAGATTTAAAAGATAAAATTCTTAAAATCTATGATATTGACGAAGTTTCTGTTAAAGAAAGCAATACCAATAAAGAAGAAGCGTTATCTGCTTTAGAAGTTTTAGGTTTTGCTAAAAAGCAAGCAGAGAAAGTTATAGATAAAATTGTTGCAGCTCAACCTGATGCTAACGTAGAAACCATAATTAAACTTGCATTAAAAAATTTATAATATATTTTGAATACAAATCAACATAGTTTTTATAAATCTGCGCTATCTAATCTGCTAACCACCTTTTTCTTTCTTTTTAGTATTGTAATAGTAGCTCAAGAAACTCCAGAAACTGTTACAGATAGTACAAAAACAGGTTACAGTTTAGGGCAAATGCAAATGCCTAATCCTAATAGTATAGTTTCTAAATATACGTATGATCCAGTAACAGATAGATATATTTATACAGAGTCTGTTGGACAATTTAATATTAATTATCCAGTAATATTAACTCCGCAAGAATATCAATCTATTGTGGACCAAGAAAATATGCAATCTTATTACAAAGAAAAGATAGATGCATATGATGGAAAAAAAGAAAACTCGGAAGAAG from Mesoflavibacter profundi includes:
- the queG gene encoding tRNA epoxyqueuosine(34) reductase QueG — its product is MINNTSKHTRLIKEEAKRLGFLSCGISKAQFLDEEAPRLEQWLNNNMHGKMQYMENHFDKRLDPTKLVEDSKSVISLLLNYYPDQTQTEDSYKLSKYAYGTDYHFVIKDKLKQLLQFIKENIGDVNGRAFVDSAPVLDKAWAAKSGLGWIGKHSNLLSKQTGSFYFIAELIIDLDLDYDNPTTDHCGTCTACIDACPTQAIVQPYVVDGSKCISYFTIELKEELPSTMKNKFDDWMFGCDVCQDVCPWNRFSKPHSEPLFNPHPDLLSMTKKDWDEITEDTFRKIFKKSAVKRTKLSGLNRNINFLKD
- the ruvA gene encoding Holliday junction branch migration protein RuvA → MITHIQGKLVEKNPTDVIIDCNGVGYILNISLHTYSQIPDQEALKLYTHLQVREDAHTLYGFASKAERELFRLLISVSGIGANTARTMLSSLTPKQIREGIATEDVALIQSIKGIGAKTAQRVIIDLKDKILKIYDIDEVSVKESNTNKEEALSALEVLGFAKKQAEKVIDKIVAAQPDANVETIIKLALKNL
- a CDS encoding NADP-dependent malic enzyme, with amino-acid sequence MSKQSRRREALVYHAKPTPGKIKVVPTKRYATQRDLSLAYSPGVAEPCLEIEKDKNNAYKYTSKGNLVAVISNGTAVLGLGDIGPEASKPVMEGKGLLFKIFADIDVFDIEVDTKNVEEFIQTVKNIAPTFGGINLEDIKAPEAFEIERRLKEELDIPVMHDDQHGTAIISAAALLNALELAEKKIDEIKIVVSGAGAAAISCTRLYQAFGAKRENIVMLDSKGVIRDDRDNLTAQKAEFATHRKIDTLDQAMQDADVFIGLSTSDIVSQDMLKSMAKNPIVFAMANPDPEIAYDVAIATREDIIMATGRSDHPNQVNNVLGFPFIFRGALDVRATKINEAMKMAAVKALADLAKEPVPEQVNIAYGETRLAFGKDYIIPKPFDPRLISEVPPAVAKAAIESGVAQEPITDWEKYKDELMQRLGSDNKLMRLLFNRAKLNPKRVVFAEADQLDVLKAAQVVYEEGIAHPILLGRQDEIERLKEEIEFDAEVPIIDPKSDEQLENKNRYAKVYWEQRKRRGVTLFNAQKIMRERNYFAAMMVNEGDADALITGYSRNYPSVVKPMLELFGLAPGSSRLATTNLMMTQRGPMFLSDTAINIDPSAKDLARIAQMTAKTMKMFGLEPVMAMTSYSNFGSSTNERASKVREAVKYLHNSYPDLIVDGELQTDFALNSEMLQDIFPFSKLAGKKVNALIFPNLDAANITYKLLKELNKADSIGPIMMGMRKPVHILQLDASVDEIVSMAAIAVIDAQQKEKLEVSLKNKK